Proteins from one Panicum virgatum strain AP13 chromosome 7K, P.virgatum_v5, whole genome shotgun sequence genomic window:
- the LOC120643042 gene encoding uncharacterized protein LOC120643042, whose amino-acid sequence MATAAAASALLLLLLLGPAASTSSAAPYHPPTVPELMERFGLPRALLPETARRYLLHNDGTFELFLDDGCVVEAAGYRVGYDVKLSGTVYRGAVTGLVGVRVRALFVWVPITGVEVAGGEVAVHIGPITKSFPVVGFKSSPRCLAGLAVDASLPLVE is encoded by the coding sequence ATGGCCACGGCTGCCGCAGcctccgccctcctcctcctgctgctgctcggacccgccgcctccacctcgtccGCGGCGCCGTACCACCCGCCGACCGTGCCGGAGCTGATGGAGCGGTTCGGCCTCCCGCGCGCGCTCCTCCCGGAGACCGCCCGGCGGTACCTCCTCCACAACGACGGCACCTTCGAGCTCTTCCTCGACGACGGCTGCGTGGTCGAGGCGGCCGGCTACCGCGTCGGCTACGACGTCAAGCTCTCCGGCACCGTGTACCGCGGGGCGGTCACGGGGCTCGtgggcgtgcgcgtgcgcgcccTGTTCGTTTGGGTGCCCATCACCGGCgtcgaggtggccggcggcgaggtcgccgtCCACATCGGGCCCATCACCAAGTCGTTCCCGGTCGTCGGGTTCAAGTCAAGCCCCCGGTGCCTCGCCGGATTGGCGGTCGATGCTTCGCTGCCTCTGGTAGAGTAG